From the genome of Flavobacterium sediminis:
GTAATACCAATCCATCAAGTTTTTTAGTTTATACAATTGCACAAAAATTGGAAATTGAATTACCTGAACTTTATAACTTTAAACCAGAAATCTCAAAGAAATAGCTATTAATAATAATCTACTATAAAAGTCCTGGTACTAATTTTACTTTAAAAAGGGTGTTTTTAAGTTAATACACATTCTCAAAAAATCACAGATTTTCCCAAACTTATATATATCATTTAGGAAAAAGTGTGATTTATAAAATTCCATTATAAGTAAAACTGTAATATTCATATTTACTTATAATTAAATGGTCAAGTAAAAATATATCCATCAGCTCACAAGCCTTTTTCAATTTATTGGTAATACTCTTATCTGCTTCACTTGGCTTCATATTTCCACTTGGATGATTATGAACCAGGATAATAGATGATGCATTACATTTTAGAGCAACACTCAAAATAATTTTGATGTCAACAATAGTTCCAGTAATTCCACCTTTTGATAAATTATAAACACCCAAAACCAAATTAGCTCTGTTTAATAAAATCAACTTACATTCTTCTTGGAATTCAATTAAGTCAAAATCCCATTGTGACAAAATGAATTTATACACTTCATCACATTGTTTAAGTTTTATTTTATCAGGTTTATTAGTAGAATAAGACACTTTAATTTCAGCTATTTCCATATTGAAAAAAAGATAAAACCTATTATGCTTTTATACATAATAGGTTTTATGTTAGTTTACTGGTTCAAAATGATGTTTTCCATTTTTAGAAAATGCTTCTATTGATGGAGTGAAATTTTCATAAACTGGTTTTTGAACAGTTGCAGCTTGTTCTTGTGCATAAGCATATCTATGTGTCAATACAACCATTTCACCAGTTCCTTGGTCAACATATTCATAAGCATCACACTCTTCTTTTACAATTGCACCAGCCATTTGAGTACCAATAAGAGCTTTACAAGTCATTTCATCAAATGTACTTGGAACAAATGCTTTTCTTGCTGTTGCATAAAATTTACCTGTGGTTTGTGATTGAACCATTTCAATACCACCTTGTACTTCTAAAACAAAAAAGGATTTTCCTTCTTCAGTTTGTCTCTCTTTGTAATTGATAATTGTAACCATTGATTTTGAGTTTTTGAGTAATTTTTAATACTTCAAATGATTCTTAAAATTCAGCTATCACCTTGAATTTTTTAATTTCTGAAAGTATTACACACTGGTTTTCAATGCTCAGTATAAGTGAGGGTTTTTAAGAGGTTTGGCTTATATAAAACAATTAAAAGGTCTGCTTTTTATTCACATGGAGTTGAAAAATTACCAGGATATTGATAGAAATACATTTTGTTGGATTCCTGGTGTTTTACAACTTTGAACAGAAATTAGTTTGAATCAATTTTTGTAGTAAAGTTTACCCTTCAAAAAATTACTGTTTTTAATATCCTGGTCAAAAAATGTCCTTTAATATAATTTGGGCAGGGGGATTTTCCTTTTAAAACAAGTGGGGGCTATTTTATTCTGGTAGTTTGTGTGTTCAAAATTTTTAGAAAATTTTTTTTAGAAAAAAACTATCTTTACATAAATTATTGATTATATGAGTAGGTTTGAAAGAGTTTTAGCTGAAGAGATAGATGGTTTAAAAAATTTGCCTTTACTTCATACTTGTGATGCTTACAGGTTTAGAAATATTTTAGAAGAAATGATTTTAAAACCTTCATTGTGTGATGTATTCAATACAGATTTATTATATACTTATTATGGATTACCTTCATATAGAGTACAACTAAACAAAGCAACTAATAACCCTGCACACTATATGGTTTGCTTTATTTTAAATTCAGAAGACAAAAGTGCATTTGCAAAAGTCTATCCTTTTGATAGTGGAGCTTTTTGCAAACTGAATGAAATAAAAGAAAAGTTTTTTCATGAAGAAACTAAAATAGATGACTTTGAATTAACAGGTTCAATAATAAGTGCAAAAAAAGTGATTAAAACTTTTTATAATACAAATGATAATTATCTTAATCAAACTCCTTCTTTGACTAAAGAACTATCACAATTAGATTTTGAAGCTCATGGCTATAACAATTTAATTTCAGACAATAGTAGTAGTAGAATTGATGATAGAGCATCAAGTATTGAAGTGCTTTTTGATACTGGTTTCAACTTAGATAAAAGTTCTGTCAATCAAATAATAATACCAAAATGTTTTAGGGATGATGAATATGCAATGAAATTGGTTAAAGAGAATCTTGGTATTGAAAATCCATTAACATATAATACTCATAGAGGTAATCCTTCTGAATTTTTTGGCTTACTTAGACAGGAGTATTTTAAATTTTTGAAGAACTAATGAAATTAGCAGGATATTTAAAAGCATTGAAAGAAAATTCATTTGCAATTCCAGTTTATTCTGAAAACGGAAAATTTTTCTTTCATAATGTTGATGAAAATTATAAAATAATTGAATTTTATGATTCTGGTTTAGAAAACAACAATTTTATTAAATGTTACCTATCCACAGAATTTAAAATAAATGATTTTGGCGCTTATGTTTTTGTTGGGTCAAACAATTACTTAAACTATAATATATTATCTAAAAACATTTTTGAGGTTGAGAATTATTTAAATGACACTACTGACAAAGAAAAATTTTTAAGTGTAAAAGAAGATGTTAAATCTTTTATTAATTGTTTTAGTTCATCTGATGTTGATTTAACAAATTTAAATGTTTTAACAATTGAAGAAATGCTAAAACTTAGAGCTGATGAAAGAAAAGAAAAAATGAGGGGCTATAAGTATATTTCATGGTTTACAAATGAACAAGAAATTAAAAAACCTAAGAATATAGATGTAGTTGAAATTTTGTTAGAAGACTCTTTCAATAAGTTCATTTGTGAGCAAGAAGTTATGATTGAAATTTTAAAAAAAGATGATGATTTAAAATTTAAATTTATAAAGCATATTGCTGAAAGTGATTACAATGAAGAAATAAAAAAGAATATTTTCACAAAATACCTTTCTATTATTTATAGTTTTTCTAATTCAAGTAATAGATTAAAAGAACATAATTATAAATTCAATGATAAAAAAACTATTGCAGCAATAACATATGATGATTTATTTGTGCATGGATCTAAAATTTTAGAAGAGGAAAGTTCCAAAAAGAATATAGAAATAGCAATTAGAAAAATGTTTGAAAATGAGAAATAAACTGTCAATAACTTCTTTTGCACTTATGTAAAAATATCCCTACTTTGGTAAACCCATATTACTACTATTAACCACACTGAAAAGTAATATTAAATTATCAAAGATGTCATTGTTTCAAAATGCTGTTGTAACAAAGTATTTACAAGCTATAAACCAAGATTCCATTAATCAAAAATGGAATGAATTTACCACCTACTTTCATAATCCTGAAAGACAAGAAAACATTAGAAACTCTAAAGAAGAGCAATATCAAGAAGGCTTTTTAAGAGAATTGTTTGTTAAGATTTTAGGCTACACACTGAATCCTGAACCT
Proteins encoded in this window:
- a CDS encoding JAB domain-containing protein; the protein is MEIAEIKVSYSTNKPDKIKLKQCDEVYKFILSQWDFDLIEFQEECKLILLNRANLVLGVYNLSKGGITGTIVDIKIILSVALKCNASSIILVHNHPSGNMKPSEADKSITNKLKKACELMDIFLLDHLIISKYEYYSFTYNGIL